In a genomic window of Dyadobacter fermentans DSM 18053:
- a CDS encoding threonine ammonia-lyase yields MPETVPTRETIEAAHERVKPYIHQTPVFTSQFLNGLSGARLYFKCENFQKIGAFKARGGLNAVLSLSAAQLANGVITHSSGNHAQAIAFSARKTGTKCYIVMPDNSPKVKIAAVEGYGADITFCKNTPEDRQRTVDEIVARTGATFLHPFNNYEVVAGQATAAKELIADAGAKLDAIVAPVGGGGLLSGTALAARYFSPGTKVYAGEPEGAADAVLSFRSGKIEKASYVNTIADGLLTHLGDKTFPIIKSEVTDIFTVSDEEIIQAMRYLWERMKMVVEPSGAVSTAAVLKNRAVFEGKNVGIIISGGNVDMGRLPF; encoded by the coding sequence ATGCCAGAAACTGTACCTACCCGGGAAACCATCGAAGCGGCCCACGAGCGCGTAAAGCCCTACATTCATCAAACCCCCGTTTTTACTTCCCAATTCCTGAACGGCCTCTCCGGCGCCCGGCTGTATTTCAAATGCGAAAACTTCCAGAAGATCGGGGCATTCAAGGCGCGCGGCGGACTGAATGCGGTGCTCTCGCTGTCGGCGGCGCAGCTGGCCAACGGGGTCATCACGCATTCGTCCGGCAACCACGCGCAGGCCATCGCTTTTTCCGCCCGGAAAACCGGGACGAAATGCTACATCGTCATGCCTGACAACTCGCCGAAGGTGAAAATAGCTGCCGTGGAAGGCTATGGGGCCGACATTACTTTTTGTAAAAACACCCCCGAGGACCGGCAGCGCACGGTTGACGAGATCGTTGCACGCACAGGCGCGACTTTTTTACATCCATTCAACAATTACGAAGTGGTAGCCGGCCAGGCCACCGCCGCGAAGGAGCTCATCGCGGACGCCGGTGCGAAACTGGACGCGATTGTGGCGCCGGTAGGAGGGGGCGGCTTGCTGAGCGGAACGGCACTGGCCGCCCGGTATTTCTCGCCCGGCACGAAGGTGTACGCAGGAGAGCCCGAAGGCGCGGCGGACGCGGTATTATCATTCCGGAGCGGTAAAATCGAAAAAGCGTCCTACGTGAACACCATTGCCGACGGGCTGCTTACGCACCTGGGCGATAAAACTTTCCCGATCATCAAATCGGAAGTGACCGATATTTTCACGGTTTCCGACGAGGAGATCATTCAGGCGATGCGGTATTTGTGGGAACGCATGAAAATGGTCGTGGAGCCGTCGGGAGCGGTTTCTACGGCAGCTGTTCTTAAAAACCGGGCTGTTTTCGAGGGGAAAAACGTCGGGATCATCATCTCCGGTGGTAATGTGGACATGGGTAGGCTGCCGTTTTGA
- a CDS encoding PD-(D/E)XK nuclease family protein, giving the protein MPSFLNLIAKRILANHTSLDRVQIVVPTRRAAFFLMREMAGETTEPLMSPGIMAIDDFVESICRLEIEDPVHLLFDLYETFREIDPDVQFDRFMGWASVLLSDLDKIDQYLVKTDFLFEYLSEAHALSRWQESLPEGRSLNSEGGSRQYFSLFENIHQVYRSFRQRLLAKGKAYRGMAYRELATDIANLSADLPEMERIYFAGFNAFTTSERVIVTALVKAKKAEVLWDSDRYYMSENTVVEAGKSLREYQRSKEFGEWNWTGDELLSTEKHITLYGVPNATLQTKVAGELYQRMKRFEAEDAPVPTAIVLADENLLLPMLYSLDEEVRDLNVTMGLSMRNSLLYTLVDGIFELQQNVVELRSRSGKLIRIPKFGHKSVDKILNHPFIRHYEHVALTPLEDGQTIIQRTLREITEGNQVFLSSEELVTLGDNHPLFQILFTHWQKNNAQQVIRSFYQLIELLREVYKDYKNALETEYLYLFYTLLKQFEQTIEERAELITLRTLKSFMFELIRQTRIPFSGEPVSNLQIMGMLETRALDFERIIILSVNEGVIPQAKRQNSLIPFDAAQAVGLPTHQHQEAVMSYHFYRLLQRASEVHILYTSTNDAPGGGEKSRFVRQIEYELAQYNPLIRIENKTVVFEAQARQELEEVVHKDDALIAAIRAYLDGKGIYPTHLNEFIRCSMQFYLKHIAGVKEKEEVEEELGMDKIGTWLHASLERLDLEFFLLDKDPSEEEIVQVLREEFDRLFKGYVTNLGLNRIYYQIGEQQILTFLRHHMAQKPRRQILAAEQPLHTRIQLVLQGAFTPVRLGGKIDRIELGEDGILYVMDYKTGSVELTGKQKLADPVAREEVIRADPDRKMGYVRQLWIYEYLMYRRMKEENGLKLRGNTYNFGEYAVKSGFYSFRDPKNLIANPLELTDQLAPGEFIEKSEVILTDILNVMLDPDVPFRKTDDLTTCKFCDFTGICGR; this is encoded by the coding sequence ATGCCATCATTCCTGAACCTCATAGCCAAACGCATTCTCGCCAACCATACCTCGCTCGATCGCGTGCAGATCGTGGTGCCGACGCGGCGGGCGGCATTTTTTCTGATGCGGGAAATGGCCGGCGAAACAACCGAGCCGCTCATGAGCCCGGGCATTATGGCCATCGACGATTTTGTGGAAAGCATCTGCCGACTCGAAATCGAGGACCCGGTGCATTTGCTGTTCGATCTGTACGAAACATTCCGGGAAATAGACCCCGACGTGCAGTTCGACCGGTTTATGGGCTGGGCTTCGGTGCTGCTGAGCGACCTCGATAAGATCGATCAGTACCTGGTGAAAACCGATTTCCTGTTCGAATACCTTTCGGAAGCGCATGCGCTTTCGCGCTGGCAGGAAAGCTTGCCCGAAGGCCGGTCGCTCAACAGCGAGGGCGGTTCGAGGCAGTATTTCTCGCTGTTTGAGAACATCCATCAGGTGTACCGGTCGTTCAGGCAGCGGCTGCTGGCCAAGGGGAAAGCCTACCGGGGCATGGCCTACCGCGAGCTGGCGACGGACATTGCCAACCTCTCCGCCGATCTCCCCGAGATGGAACGGATTTATTTTGCCGGTTTCAATGCATTCACAACTTCCGAACGGGTGATCGTGACGGCCCTGGTGAAGGCCAAAAAGGCCGAGGTACTATGGGATTCGGACCGGTATTATATGTCGGAAAATACGGTGGTGGAAGCCGGGAAAAGCCTGCGCGAATACCAGCGGAGCAAGGAGTTCGGTGAATGGAACTGGACCGGCGACGAACTGCTGTCTACCGAAAAGCACATTACCCTTTACGGCGTTCCCAATGCCACGCTTCAAACCAAGGTAGCCGGAGAGCTTTACCAGCGCATGAAACGCTTCGAAGCGGAAGACGCGCCCGTGCCTACGGCCATTGTACTGGCCGACGAAAACCTGCTCCTTCCAATGCTCTATTCGCTGGACGAAGAAGTGCGGGATCTGAACGTGACCATGGGGCTATCCATGCGAAATTCGCTGCTTTACACGCTGGTGGACGGCATTTTTGAGTTGCAGCAGAATGTAGTCGAGCTCCGCAGCAGGAGCGGCAAACTGATCCGCATTCCGAAATTCGGGCATAAGTCGGTGGACAAAATCCTTAACCACCCGTTTATCCGGCATTACGAACACGTAGCGCTCACGCCGCTGGAAGACGGCCAAACGATCATTCAGCGAACCCTGCGCGAGATTACCGAAGGCAACCAGGTGTTCCTGAGCTCGGAGGAACTGGTAACATTGGGCGATAACCACCCGCTTTTTCAGATCCTTTTCACGCATTGGCAGAAAAACAATGCACAGCAGGTGATCCGCTCGTTTTACCAGCTGATCGAGCTGTTGCGGGAGGTTTACAAGGATTACAAGAATGCCCTGGAAACGGAATACCTCTATTTGTTTTACACCTTACTCAAACAATTCGAACAGACTATCGAGGAGCGCGCCGAGCTGATCACGCTGCGGACGCTGAAATCGTTTATGTTCGAACTGATCCGCCAGACGCGCATTCCATTCAGCGGGGAGCCGGTGAGCAACCTGCAAATTATGGGAATGCTCGAAACAAGGGCACTGGACTTCGAGCGGATCATTATTCTATCTGTCAACGAAGGTGTGATACCGCAGGCGAAGCGACAAAACTCGCTGATCCCGTTCGACGCCGCGCAGGCTGTGGGCCTGCCTACGCACCAGCACCAGGAGGCGGTCATGTCGTACCATTTTTACCGGCTGCTCCAACGCGCTTCTGAGGTGCATATATTGTACACCAGCACCAACGACGCGCCCGGCGGCGGCGAGAAGAGCCGTTTTGTGCGGCAAATCGAATATGAGCTCGCGCAATACAACCCGCTGATCCGCATCGAGAACAAAACCGTGGTTTTCGAAGCCCAGGCCCGGCAGGAGCTCGAAGAAGTGGTGCACAAAGACGACGCCCTCATTGCTGCCATCCGCGCTTATCTCGACGGAAAAGGCATTTACCCAACGCATTTGAATGAGTTTATCCGCTGCTCCATGCAGTTTTACCTCAAACACATTGCCGGCGTGAAGGAAAAAGAGGAAGTAGAGGAAGAGCTCGGAATGGACAAAATCGGGACCTGGCTGCACGCTTCGCTGGAACGCCTGGACCTGGAATTTTTCCTGCTGGACAAAGATCCATCCGAAGAAGAGATCGTGCAGGTGCTGCGCGAGGAATTCGACCGGCTGTTCAAAGGCTATGTTACCAACCTGGGTCTCAACCGCATTTACTACCAGATCGGCGAACAGCAAATCCTGACCTTCCTGCGCCACCACATGGCGCAAAAGCCCCGCCGGCAAATCCTGGCCGCCGAGCAGCCGCTGCACACGCGCATTCAGCTCGTGCTGCAAGGCGCGTTCACACCCGTGCGCCTGGGCGGGAAAATCGACCGTATCGAGCTGGGGGAAGACGGCATATTGTATGTGATGGATTACAAAACCGGCAGCGTGGAGCTGACGGGCAAGCAAAAACTGGCCGATCCTGTGGCCCGGGAGGAAGTAATCCGCGCCGACCCGGACCGCAAAATGGGTTACGTCCGCCAGCTCTGGATTTACGAATACCTGATGTACCGCAGGATGAAGGAGGAAAATGGATTGAAACTACGCGGCAACACGTACAATTTCGGCGAATATGCAGTCAAATCGGGCTTCTATTCCTTCCGCGACCCTAAAAACCTGATCGCCAACCCGCTTGAACTTACCGACCAGCTGGCCCCAGGAGAGTTTATCGAAAAATCGGAAGTGATCCTGACTGACATCCTGAATGTAATGCTCGATCCCGATGTGCCCTTCCGCAAAACGGACGACCTTACTACCTGCAAATTTTGCGATTTCACCGGCATTTGCGGGCGGTAA
- a CDS encoding PepSY-like domain-containing protein, which produces MKKLASILAFLLFVATACDKDKVVDEADLPVNAKDFIEAHFPDARISQVVRDRDDLETSYDVILDNQVKLEFDKKGDCYSIESRTTEKLPDTVIPLKVLEYVQEHYPDEFITEWDKDRTDQEVRLSNRKELVFNLSGTFLRIDD; this is translated from the coding sequence ATGAAAAAACTGGCATCAATTCTGGCCTTTCTTCTATTTGTGGCTACGGCCTGCGACAAGGATAAAGTAGTGGATGAAGCAGACCTGCCGGTCAATGCAAAAGATTTTATCGAAGCGCATTTCCCCGACGCGCGCATTTCGCAGGTGGTACGCGACCGCGACGATCTCGAAACGAGCTACGATGTGATCCTGGACAACCAGGTGAAACTGGAATTCGATAAAAAAGGTGATTGTTACAGCATTGAAAGCCGCACCACCGAGAAGCTGCCGGATACGGTAATCCCGCTTAAAGTACTCGAATACGTGCAGGAGCATTATCCCGACGAGTTCATTACCGAATGGGACAAAGACCGCACCGACCAGGAAGTACGCCTCTCCAACAGAAAAGAGTTGGTATTTAACCTCTCGGGCACATTTCTTCGTATCGACGACTAA
- a CDS encoding putative porin, with product MRIVLYSLLCVLCSFILTIPTASGQVRLPGNMRMPGGGGGSGGGGGAGGGGQAILDDSTKTIYGPQTTLHFYENDIFNNRDSVRYRVDTGLTNFHRWMPMDKAWGKLADLGNHVTATRNLFFQPREDIGTQLGLRVYDAYAIRQEDVAYVDTKSQHTELDFMSGPKKTSLGTFAYTQNVHSRFNFGIRATRLTSNKVYGFANTINSGALLGQNWTFLAHTSFFSKNKKYLILAHYRHLNMRVKEQGGVIPDVDENGVIDKYSYDGAANISDNANSWERRHVFHVYQQYRLANGFQVFQQADFQSTIDHYTDLQLTRGLEKKVYPAARFDTTQTRQDIYYKLFDNKVGIKGFYEGFNYRAYVRQRFYGMRGGAQSPNERGAPYLTYRSGLKFDNIIGAWLGYYLKDSVQYLTAEADLNLARNVEYRLKGELNTRWGKAGFQSIQTAPDLLVQRYISNHFDWRNNFDPTKVQTIYASLVLKTKKIEFVPEAQIHQINDYIYYDTAAVPRQLNSGFRLLRLGFNSGIHLNRWNFTTMGYLTLNDNKDVMRIPTVFASGEVTFDFVYAKVLFIQLGLAARYRSSYLADAYMPVTQQFHLQDTTRLDQNVVVDGFANVRIKRVRLFFKMSYLNQGGNFGLFPKGYYVTPGYLGLARSFSFGVNWPLFD from the coding sequence ATGAGAATTGTTTTATATAGCTTACTGTGTGTTTTATGCAGCTTCATCCTAACCATACCGACAGCCAGCGGCCAGGTGAGGTTGCCGGGCAACATGCGGATGCCGGGCGGCGGCGGTGGAAGTGGCGGAGGAGGAGGTGCCGGCGGCGGCGGGCAGGCCATCCTGGATGATAGCACGAAAACGATCTACGGGCCGCAAACTACCCTGCATTTTTACGAAAACGACATTTTCAACAACCGCGATTCGGTCCGGTACCGGGTGGATACGGGCCTCACCAACTTTCACCGGTGGATGCCGATGGACAAGGCCTGGGGCAAGCTCGCCGACCTCGGTAACCATGTGACCGCAACGCGCAACCTCTTTTTCCAGCCGCGCGAGGACATTGGAACCCAACTCGGCCTCCGGGTCTACGACGCATATGCGATCCGGCAGGAAGACGTAGCCTATGTGGATACGAAATCGCAGCATACCGAGCTGGATTTTATGTCGGGGCCTAAAAAGACATCGCTCGGTACATTCGCCTACACGCAAAATGTGCATTCGCGGTTCAACTTTGGTATCCGCGCCACGCGGTTGACGTCCAATAAGGTCTATGGTTTTGCCAATACGATTAATTCGGGCGCATTGCTGGGCCAGAACTGGACGTTCCTGGCACACACGAGTTTTTTTTCCAAAAACAAAAAGTACCTCATCCTCGCGCATTACCGGCACCTCAACATGCGGGTGAAGGAACAAGGCGGGGTGATCCCGGACGTGGACGAGAACGGCGTGATCGACAAATACTCTTATGACGGTGCAGCCAATATCAGCGATAATGCCAATTCCTGGGAGCGGCGGCATGTTTTTCACGTGTACCAACAATACAGGCTGGCAAATGGCTTCCAGGTTTTCCAGCAAGCCGATTTCCAAAGCACGATCGACCATTACACAGACCTGCAACTGACGCGCGGGCTGGAAAAGAAAGTATACCCGGCCGCCCGCTTCGATACGACGCAAACGAGGCAGGACATTTATTACAAATTGTTTGATAACAAGGTCGGTATCAAAGGGTTTTACGAAGGCTTCAACTACCGTGCTTACGTCCGGCAGCGGTTTTACGGCATGCGCGGCGGGGCGCAATCGCCGAATGAACGAGGAGCCCCTTACCTCACCTACCGCAGCGGGCTGAAATTCGACAACATCATCGGCGCCTGGCTGGGTTATTATCTCAAAGACTCCGTGCAATACCTCACCGCCGAGGCCGACCTGAACCTGGCCCGGAACGTGGAATACCGCCTGAAAGGCGAGCTGAATACCCGCTGGGGGAAAGCCGGCTTCCAGAGCATCCAAACCGCCCCCGACCTGCTGGTACAGCGGTACATCAGCAACCATTTCGACTGGCGTAACAACTTCGACCCAACCAAGGTCCAGACCATTTACGCGTCACTGGTGCTGAAAACGAAGAAAATCGAGTTTGTGCCCGAGGCGCAGATCCACCAGATCAACGACTACATTTACTACGACACCGCCGCCGTGCCCCGGCAGCTCAATTCCGGTTTCAGGTTGCTGCGGCTAGGCTTCAACTCGGGCATTCATTTGAACCGATGGAATTTTACCACCATGGGTTACCTCACGCTGAACGACAATAAGGACGTGATGCGCATTCCGACGGTATTTGCCAGCGGTGAAGTGACCTTCGATTTTGTGTATGCCAAAGTGCTCTTCATCCAGCTCGGACTGGCGGCACGCTACCGCTCATCGTACCTGGCTGACGCCTACATGCCCGTAACCCAACAATTTCATTTACAGGACACTACGAGGCTGGACCAGAATGTGGTGGTGGACGGGTTTGCCAATGTGCGGATCAAAAGGGTGCGATTGTTCTTTAAAATGTCTTATCTTAACCAGGGAGGCAACTTTGGCCTTTTCCCCAAAGGGTATTATGTTACGCCCGGTTACCTGGGCCTTGCGAGATCATTTTCATTCGGTGTCAACTGGCCGCTGTTCGACTAG
- a CDS encoding tRNA-(ms[2]io[6]A)-hydroxylase, translated as MATSLTTLGLELPTDPRWTNIAAMQIGDVLIDHAYCEQKAASSCISLIVHYPDKALLVETLTPIVAEEWGHFQRVLKELKKRNIPLGRQRKDEYVNQLMQLITKGDQEKMFLDRLLICGLIEARSCERFKLLSENLEDESLQKFYRELMISEAGHYRTFLELAETYVAHDKVRSRWKELLHAEAAIMNTLSPRGDRIH; from the coding sequence ATGGCTACATCACTCACTACGCTCGGACTGGAACTTCCGACCGATCCCCGCTGGACCAATATTGCCGCCATGCAAATCGGCGACGTGCTGATAGACCACGCGTATTGCGAACAAAAAGCGGCATCGAGCTGCATTTCGCTCATTGTTCATTATCCCGATAAAGCATTGCTCGTTGAAACCCTCACGCCCATTGTGGCCGAAGAATGGGGGCATTTTCAAAGGGTTTTAAAAGAATTGAAGAAAAGAAATATCCCGCTGGGGCGCCAGAGAAAAGACGAATACGTGAACCAGCTCATGCAGCTGATCACCAAGGGCGACCAGGAGAAAATGTTCCTCGACCGGCTGCTCATTTGCGGGCTTATCGAGGCGCGGAGCTGCGAGCGGTTCAAGCTGCTTTCGGAGAACCTGGAAGACGAATCGCTGCAAAAATTCTACCGCGAACTGATGATCTCCGAAGCAGGCCATTACCGCACGTTTCTGGAACTGGCTGAAACCTACGTCGCCCACGACAAGGTGCGGAGCCGGTGGAAGGAGCTGCTGCATGCAGAGGCCGCGATTATGAACACATTGTCGCCGCGCGGCGACCGCATCCATTGA
- a CDS encoding o-succinylbenzoate synthase, which produces MPLKIVYKPHTLHFRKEAGTSRGVLTQKTSWIVIVTDSEKPGVAGYGECGPLPGLSVDDIPDFEAQLADVCTIFNELDLEVFPFNLGIILEQLIPENLPSIGAGVEMALLDIMNGGQRMLFKNGFSDRGEGILMNGLIWMGSFENMLAQVEEKLSQGFTTLKMKVGAIDFEQECRILEAVRSRFDPNAITLRVDANGAFTAENAHERLERLGAFGLHSIEQPVKAGQHELMAGLCKTSPVPVALDEELIGVTSYREKFALLKKLAPPFIILKPTLLGGFTATSEWIEIANRLQIGWWITSALESNIGLNAIAQYTASFHNPLPQGLGTGQLYTNNFESPLTVEDGHLYYRKEIAWTLPGHALAEPA; this is translated from the coding sequence ATGCCGTTAAAAATTGTGTATAAGCCACATACGCTTCATTTTCGCAAGGAAGCGGGCACCTCACGCGGGGTACTTACACAAAAGACATCCTGGATTGTGATCGTGACCGATTCCGAGAAGCCGGGTGTCGCAGGGTATGGTGAATGCGGACCATTGCCCGGCCTGAGCGTCGACGATATCCCTGATTTCGAAGCGCAGCTGGCGGATGTCTGCACCATTTTCAACGAGCTCGATCTGGAAGTTTTTCCATTCAACCTCGGCATTATACTCGAACAGCTCATTCCCGAAAACCTGCCGTCTATCGGCGCCGGAGTAGAAATGGCGCTGCTCGATATCATGAACGGCGGGCAGCGAATGCTTTTCAAAAATGGCTTTTCCGACCGCGGCGAAGGCATTCTGATGAACGGGCTGATCTGGATGGGATCTTTTGAAAACATGCTCGCGCAGGTGGAAGAGAAGCTTTCGCAGGGTTTTACGACCCTCAAAATGAAAGTAGGGGCGATTGATTTTGAGCAGGAATGCCGGATACTGGAAGCGGTGCGGAGCAGGTTTGATCCCAATGCGATCACGCTGCGCGTAGATGCGAACGGCGCATTCACGGCTGAAAACGCCCATGAAAGATTGGAGCGGCTCGGCGCATTCGGCCTGCATTCGATCGAACAGCCGGTGAAAGCCGGCCAGCACGAACTGATGGCCGGACTTTGTAAAACCTCGCCCGTGCCGGTGGCGCTGGACGAGGAACTGATCGGCGTTACCAGCTACCGTGAGAAATTTGCATTGCTGAAAAAGCTCGCGCCGCCGTTTATCATTCTTAAGCCGACATTGCTCGGAGGGTTCACCGCCACAAGCGAATGGATCGAGATCGCCAACCGTCTGCAAATCGGCTGGTGGATCACCTCCGCATTGGAATCGAACATCGGCCTCAATGCGATTGCACAGTACACTGCCTCATTCCATAATCCCCTTCCGCAGGGATTGGGCACCGGGCAGCTCTACACCAACAACTTCGAATCGCCGCTCACGGTCGAAGACGGACATTTGTACTACCGGAAAGAAATAGCCTGGACATTACCAGGCCACGCCCTTGCGGAGCCAGCCTAA
- a CDS encoding OmpA family protein: MKQTLLAVAMLFVLGSCASKKKLLSAQKQANEIQIQLDKARADLNDCDSRTAGLNNDLKAKNDELTSKNAKMKELEDQVEFLKKNNNNLLDRMSDLSVISKEGSESIKKSLAMMDQQGAQIRDLNKSIQHKDSLNMALVLNLKRSLADVSDEDVQIEVKKGVVYVSLSDKMLFRSGSSVINSAADNVLSKVAKILNDYKEIEILIEGHTDNVPIATDKVADNWDLSVLRATAVARTLQKKYGVEPVRMIAGGRGEYLPKVANDSAPNRSLNRRTEIIITPKLDQFFNLYTPNAGK; this comes from the coding sequence ATGAAACAAACGCTTTTAGCCGTTGCTATGCTCTTTGTACTGGGCTCATGTGCCAGCAAGAAAAAATTGCTCTCCGCACAGAAGCAAGCCAATGAGATCCAAATCCAACTGGACAAAGCAAGAGCCGACCTGAATGATTGTGACAGCAGAACTGCTGGTTTGAATAATGATTTGAAGGCAAAAAATGACGAGTTGACCAGCAAAAACGCGAAAATGAAAGAGCTGGAAGACCAGGTTGAATTCCTTAAAAAGAACAACAACAACCTTTTGGACCGCATGTCGGATCTTTCCGTGATCTCGAAAGAAGGTTCAGAAAGCATCAAGAAATCACTGGCTATGATGGACCAGCAGGGCGCTCAGATCCGCGACCTGAACAAGAGCATCCAGCACAAGGATTCTTTGAACATGGCGCTGGTACTGAACCTGAAACGTTCATTGGCTGATGTAAGCGACGAGGATGTTCAGATCGAAGTGAAAAAAGGCGTAGTTTACGTTTCCCTCTCCGACAAAATGCTTTTCCGCTCAGGAAGCTCTGTGATCAACTCTGCTGCTGACAATGTGTTGAGCAAAGTGGCGAAGATCCTGAACGACTACAAAGAGATCGAAATCCTGATCGAGGGTCACACGGATAATGTACCCATCGCGACAGACAAAGTGGCGGATAACTGGGATCTTTCCGTACTGCGTGCAACTGCCGTTGCCCGTACGCTTCAAAAGAAATACGGAGTTGAGCCGGTACGTATGATCGCCGGCGGCCGTGGCGAATATCTCCCCAAAGTGGCTAACGATTCAGCGCCTAACCGCAGCCTGAACCGTCGCACGGAGATCATCATTACGCCGAAACTCGATCAGTTCTTCAACCTTTATACACCGAACGCCGGTAAATAA
- the hemF gene encoding oxygen-dependent coproporphyrinogen oxidase gives MTVDHIESFFKDLQDRICQAIETTDGGATFHEDLWQHHSGGGGRTRLIQNGAVIEKGGVNFSSVKGEVHPRLRAQMNLAEDANPQFTATGVSIVMHPRNPHVPIIHMNVRYFELDNGTCWFGGGIDLTPHYVVEEDARAFHQTLKTACDKHHPAFYPNFKTWADDYFFIQHRNETRGVGGIFFDYLKPGEPGHGQGLSKTELFDFVKEVGENFAPVYTALMRKYADKPFTDEQKQWQYLRRGRYVEFNLVWDRGTKFGLETNGRTESILMSLPPQANWEYNLIPEPGTPEAETLGWLRKGVAW, from the coding sequence ATGACAGTTGACCATATAGAGTCCTTTTTCAAAGATTTGCAGGACCGTATTTGCCAGGCCATCGAAACGACCGACGGCGGAGCGACATTCCATGAAGACCTTTGGCAGCACCATTCCGGCGGCGGCGGCCGCACGCGCCTGATCCAGAACGGCGCGGTGATCGAAAAGGGCGGCGTTAATTTTTCGAGCGTGAAAGGCGAAGTGCATCCGCGGCTGCGCGCGCAAATGAACCTGGCCGAAGACGCCAACCCGCAGTTTACAGCCACCGGGGTGTCCATCGTAATGCACCCGCGCAACCCGCATGTGCCCATTATCCACATGAATGTGCGCTATTTCGAGCTCGACAACGGTACATGCTGGTTCGGCGGCGGCATCGACCTGACGCCGCATTATGTGGTGGAAGAAGACGCACGCGCATTTCACCAAACCCTGAAAACCGCCTGCGACAAGCATCACCCCGCATTTTACCCGAATTTCAAAACCTGGGCGGACGACTATTTCTTCATCCAGCACCGCAACGAAACGCGCGGCGTAGGCGGTATTTTCTTCGATTACCTCAAACCCGGCGAACCCGGCCACGGCCAGGGCCTTTCGAAAACTGAGCTTTTCGATTTTGTGAAAGAGGTGGGCGAAAACTTTGCGCCTGTTTACACGGCATTGATGCGGAAATACGCGGATAAGCCGTTTACCGACGAACAAAAACAATGGCAATACCTGCGGCGGGGAAGATACGTGGAGTTCAATCTCGTGTGGGACCGCGGCACGAAGTTCGGGCTTGAAACGAATGGGCGTACGGAATCTATTCTGATGAGTTTGCCGCCTCAGGCCAACTGGGAATACAACCTGATCCCCGAACCGGGCACGCCGGAGGCCGAAACCTTAGGCTGGCTCCGCAAGGGCGTGGCCTGGTAA
- the lpxK gene encoding tetraacyldisaccharide 4'-kinase, with protein sequence MKELRLIKKALLPLSWVYGFITDVRNFLFDRQWLASEKVPQFVIAVGNLTVGGTGKSPVIEYLTRLFAPQTPTAILSRGYGRETRGFILADASSSAATIGDEPFQFYSKFSGQAVVAVCEKRVEGAKRILSLHPENQLLLLDDAYQHRAIRRDLNILLNDYNRPFYEDHPFPAGRLRERRQGAKRADAVIVTKCPASLADQEKEQIREDILRYTRPGVPVFFATIRYDVARSYDGWPVELKNVKMVAGIANPLPFAAYLSTRFSVTDQKVFPDHHNYTPSDVEDLIKNLKNDTFVVTTEKDMVKLKPMVVSKSYAARFAYIPVSVDFGSGEQAFRQWVTLQAGNRF encoded by the coding sequence ATGAAAGAACTGCGCCTGATAAAAAAAGCATTGCTGCCCCTCTCGTGGGTTTACGGTTTTATCACCGATGTCAGGAACTTCCTCTTCGACCGCCAGTGGCTGGCATCCGAAAAAGTACCCCAATTTGTGATCGCCGTCGGCAACCTTACCGTCGGCGGAACGGGCAAATCCCCGGTTATTGAATACCTCACGCGGCTCTTCGCCCCGCAAACGCCCACGGCCATCCTGAGCCGCGGCTATGGCAGGGAAACGCGTGGTTTTATCCTGGCCGATGCCTCCTCTTCCGCCGCGACGATCGGCGACGAACCTTTCCAGTTTTACAGCAAATTCAGCGGCCAGGCAGTAGTAGCCGTTTGCGAAAAACGGGTGGAAGGCGCGAAACGCATTCTCAGCCTCCATCCCGAAAACCAACTCTTGCTGCTGGACGACGCCTACCAGCACCGCGCCATTCGCCGCGACCTCAATATTTTACTGAACGACTACAACAGGCCGTTTTACGAGGACCATCCATTCCCGGCCGGCCGGCTGCGCGAAAGGCGGCAGGGTGCAAAGCGGGCCGATGCGGTGATCGTGACGAAATGCCCGGCGTCGCTCGCCGATCAGGAAAAGGAACAGATCAGGGAAGATATACTCCGCTACACCCGCCCAGGCGTGCCGGTTTTCTTCGCTACCATCCGCTACGACGTCGCCAGGTCGTACGATGGCTGGCCGGTGGAGTTAAAGAATGTTAAAATGGTGGCCGGAATCGCAAATCCGTTGCCATTCGCCGCATATTTGAGCACCCGGTTCAGCGTTACTGACCAGAAGGTTTTTCCCGATCACCACAATTACACGCCAAGTGACGTGGAAGACCTTATTAAGAACCTAAAAAACGATACTTTTGTGGTCACGACTGAAAAGGATATGGTCAAATTAAAACCAATGGTTGTCTCAAAAAGCTACGCTGCGCGCTTCGCGTACATTCCGGTTTCCGTGGATTTCGGTAGCGGGGAGCAGGCTTTCAGGCAATGGGTCACATTACAGGCCGGCAACCGGTTTTAA